In Acidobacteriota bacterium, one DNA window encodes the following:
- a CDS encoding (2Fe-2S)-binding protein, which produces MRTISFTLNGRPTAVTTDETRLLLWVLRDDLNLTGTKYGCGQATCGSCAVVIDKASARACATRIGDVAGKSVTTIEGLAQNGRLHPVQQAFLDHAGYQCGFCTPGMIMDIYASLEKNPSAAPEQVMREELESHLCRCGAHPRILDAVKSASAAMKGGVR; this is translated from the coding sequence ATGCGCACCATCTCCTTCACGCTCAACGGCAGGCCGACGGCGGTCACGACCGACGAGACGCGGCTGCTGCTCTGGGTCCTTCGCGACGACCTCAATCTCACCGGCACGAAGTACGGCTGCGGTCAGGCCACCTGCGGCTCGTGCGCCGTCGTCATCGACAAGGCGTCGGCGCGCGCGTGCGCGACGCGCATCGGCGACGTCGCCGGCAAGAGCGTCACGACGATCGAGGGGCTGGCGCAGAACGGCCGGCTGCATCCGGTGCAGCAGGCGTTCTTGGATCACGCCGGCTACCAGTGCGGCTTCTGCACGCCCGGCATGATCATGGACATCTACGCGAGCCTCGAGAAGAACCCGAGCGCCGCGCCAGAGCAGGTGATGCGGGAGGAGCTCGAGTCGCACCTCTGCCGGTGCGGCGCGCACCCGCGCATCCTC